A region from the Benincasa hispida cultivar B227 chromosome 10, ASM972705v1, whole genome shotgun sequence genome encodes:
- the LOC120088321 gene encoding uncharacterized protein LOC120088321: MARRMELGFPKSASYSLREQAARTILRNVRSQGHTYVELREDGKRFIFFCTLCLAPCYSDSVLFNHLKGTLHTERLSAAKLTLLGPNPWPFDDGVLFFHKPVEGDNQVGMSNDNHERLLEYHNNDNNLAIVRYVGNSKGNGNGHDEFNGNVRNMEDCSFENVNDGGDGGHLVIPGVLIKEEISDIKVRELGYGQIAARLTEKNGIFSGVSRIWCEWLGKVNVGIDNKVKVPEHNYAIVTFTYNVDLGRKGLLDDVKLLLSSSPGAESQNNENCRVKRKISFSDPEDASQSISHQYDSSGEDSSASNSVTSSLLLDTYDDQILSKTIMLNKAVRRELRRQQRLAAERMCDICQQKILTHKDVATLLNMKTGRLACSSRNVNGVFHVFHTSCLIHWILLCEYEISVKDLGGPKVRRRYRRKKKAKGSKHSKDCETRQIKTQIDSVFCPACQGTGIIVDGDDLEKPTIPLSEIFKYKIKVSDARRAWMKSPEVLQNCSTGFHFPYQPDETIQENVKHLKLLHFYGAFV, encoded by the exons ATGGCTCGAAGGATGGAGTTGGGGTTCCCGAAGTCTGCTTCATATAGTCTTCGAGAACAAGCTGCTAGAACGATTCTACGCAATGTAAGGTCACAAGGGCACACATACGTTGAGCTACGAGAAGATGGGAAAAGGTTTATTTTCTTCTGTACTTTGTGTCTTGCACCATGTTATAGTGATTCAGTGCTCTTTAACCACCTGAAGGGCACTCTTCACACTGAAAGATTATCGGCTGCTAAGCTGACTCTCTTAGGACCAAATCCGTGGCCTTTTGATGATGGTGTTCTTTTCTTCCATAAGCCAGTTGAAGGAGATAACCAGGTTGGGATGTCAAATGACAATCATGAAAGGTTGTTGGAGTATCACAACAATGATAACAATCTTGCGATTGTCAGGTATGTTGGAAATTCGAAAGGCAATGGCAATGGACATGATGAGTTTAATGGAAATGTAAGGAACATGGAAGATTGTTCCTTCGAGAATGTGAACGATGGTGGAGATGGGGGTCATTTGGTGATTCCTGGTGTACTGATTAAGGAAGAAATTTCTGATATAAAAGTGAGGGAGTTGGGTTATGGACAAATCGCTGCTAGGCTCACTGAAAAGAATGGGATCTTTTCTGGAGTTAGCAGAATATGGTGTGAATGGCTGGGTAAAGTAAATGTCGGGATTGACAATAAGGTCAAAGTTCCTGAACATAATTATGCTATTGTTACTTTCACTTATAATGTTGATTTAGGTAGAAAGGGCTTGCTTGATGATGTCAAATTATTGCTCTCATCAAGTCCTGGAGCTGAATCACAGAATAATGAGAACTGTCGAGTGAAAAGAAAGATATCTTTCTCTGATCCTGAGGATGCTAGTCAGTCTATAAGCCATCAATATGATTCGTCTGGTGAAGATTCCTCAGCTTCTAATAGTGTCACGTCATCGCTGTTGCTGGATACATATGATGATCAAATTTTGAGTAAAACAATAATGTTGAATAAAGCAGTAAGGCGTGAGCTGAGAAGGCAACAGCGTTTAGCTGCAGAGCGGATGTGTGATATCTGTCAACAGAAGATACTTACTCATAAAGATGTAGCAACACTTTTGAACATGAAAACTGGAAGACTTGCCTGCAGTAGTCGAAATGTTAATGGG GTGTTTCATGTATTTCATACCTCTTGCCTTATACACTGGATACTTCTCTGTGAGTATGAGATTAGTGTGAAGGATCTAGGTGGTCCAAAAGTTAGACGAAGGTACAGGAGAAAGAAAAAGGCTAAGGGCAGCAAACACAGCAAGGACTGTGAAACGAGACAAATAAAAACCCAAATTGATTCTGTTTTCTGCCCTGCATGCCAGGGTACTGGTATAATTGTTGATGGGGATGACCTAGAGAAACCAACCATCCCTCTTTCTGAG AtctttaaatacaaaataaaggTGAGTGATGCCCGAAGAGCGTGGATGAAAAGTCCCGAGGTTCTGCAGAATTGTTCGACAGGTTTCCATTTCCCTTATCAACCTGATGAAACCATACAG GAAAATGTGAAACATCTCAAGTTGCTGCATTTTTATGGAGCTTTTGTATAG
- the LOC120088370 gene encoding E3 ubiquitin-protein ligase RMA1H1-like yields the protein MEHQYVEETLIQNNNSLRGNKLCLDNQTCISDADDGASHGFDCNICLDSVQDPVVTLCGHLFCWPCIYKWLQYKNLSAQQQCQQAECRCPVCKAEVSHTTLVPIYGKFQTINPSKAKAPSNLGPAIPRRPLGRACGTEAPASPSPQLHPRNYSPQSNSYYSRTQNNYIASSMLSSSSITTNIIHPVIGMFGDAIYTRTFRNTTPNLYTYPNSYGHVSNSSVRLRRHIMQADESLSRICFFLFCCLVICLLLF from the coding sequence ATGGAACATCAGTACGTTGAAGAGACGTTGATCCAAAACAACAATTCATTACGAGGAAACAAATTATGTTTAGACAACCAAACATGTATTTCAGATGCTGATGATGGAGCTTCCCATGGCTTTGACTGCAACATATGCCTAGACTCAGTTCAAGATCCTGTtgtaacactttgtggtcatcTCTTCTGTTGGCCTTGCATTTATAAATGGCTTCAATACAAGAACTTATCTGCGCAGCAACAATGCCAACAAGCAGAATGCCGTTGTCCTGTTTGCAAGGCTGAAGTCTCCCACACGACTCTCGTCCCAATCTACGGAAAATTTCAGACTATAAATCCCTCCAAAGCTAAAGCACCATCAAATCTTGGCCCAGCCATCCCACGCAGGCCACTTGGCCGTGCCTGCGGGACAGAGGCACCAGCATCTCCAAGTCCCCAACTTCATCCCCGCAACTATTCTCCTCAGTCAAACTCATACTATTCACGAACACAGAACAACTACATCGCTTCGTCGATGCTCAGCTCAAGTAGTATCACAACAAACATCATCCATCCAGTGATCGGAATGTTCGGTGATGCGATTTACACAAGAACATTCAGAAACACAACACCAAACCTATACACTTATCCAAATTCATATGGTCATGTGAGCAACAGTAGTGTAAGACTGAGGAGGCACATAATGCAGGCTGATGAGTCGCTGAGCAGAATTTGTTTCTTCTTGTTTTGTTGCTTAGTTATATGTCTTCTATTATTCTAA